The following are encoded together in the Candidatus Lernaella stagnicola genome:
- a CDS encoding SDR family oxidoreductase — MRFLWKAADALAEATVVLSYGSPGYRLRTHLWNADALSVDLTNKVMVVTGANSGLGKAAATQLAGLGATVVMVCRDRSRGEAAQREIRDRHARAILELEIADLSDMDTLRELARRLIERHPAIDVLINNAGVMLHERKLSADGIEMTFATNVLGGFVLTHALLPQLERAAAPRIVHVTSGGMYTQRIDVQDLQFEHKEYDGVVAYAQSKRAQVVLSELWAERLATRGITSNCMHPGWAATPGVERSLPRFYRWLRPLLRDHQQGADTAVWLAAGSEAEGVTGRLFFDRQPRRTHIFRRTRHTPQEAQRLWEICELLGGINNGDAS; from the coding sequence ATGCGATTTTTGTGGAAGGCTGCCGACGCCCTGGCCGAAGCTACGGTTGTTTTGTCCTACGGTTCGCCCGGCTACCGACTGCGCACACACCTGTGGAACGCAGACGCCCTAAGCGTCGACCTGACGAACAAAGTGATGGTCGTCACCGGCGCCAATTCCGGCCTCGGTAAGGCCGCCGCAACCCAACTGGCCGGATTGGGCGCCACGGTCGTCATGGTGTGCCGCGATCGGAGCAGAGGCGAGGCGGCGCAACGGGAAATCCGCGACCGGCACGCCCGAGCGATCTTGGAGTTGGAGATTGCCGACCTCTCCGACATGGACACGCTGCGGGAACTGGCTCGTCGGCTGATCGAACGACACCCCGCGATCGACGTGCTGATCAACAATGCGGGCGTGATGCTTCACGAGCGAAAACTGTCGGCCGACGGCATCGAAATGACCTTTGCGACCAACGTGCTCGGCGGTTTCGTATTGACTCACGCACTGCTGCCCCAGTTGGAGCGCGCCGCCGCGCCCCGTATCGTGCATGTCACTTCGGGCGGCATGTACACGCAGCGGATCGACGTCCAAGACCTGCAGTTCGAGCACAAAGAGTATGACGGCGTCGTCGCGTACGCACAGAGCAAGCGCGCGCAGGTGGTCTTGAGCGAATTGTGGGCCGAGCGCCTGGCAACGCGGGGAATCACGTCGAACTGCATGCATCCCGGATGGGCGGCCACGCCCGGCGTCGAGCGCTCGCTGCCTCGTTTTTACCGTTGGTTGCGACCGTTGTTGCGTGACCACCAACAAGGCGCCGACACGGCCGTATGGCTGGCGGCGGGTTCGGAAGCCGAGGGTGTGACAGGTCGATTGTTTTTCGACCGCCAACCTCGGCGAACGCACATCTTTCGTCGAACCAGGCACACGCCGCAGGAGGCACAGCGACTTTGGGAAATCTGCGAACTTCTGGGCGGTATTAATAACGGCGACGCGAGTTGA
- a CDS encoding long-chain fatty acid--CoA ligase, whose amino-acid sequence MTTPSPWPQYSRSMPSLLFERSGKWADQTVFRAKIGGTWTDITWRELEEKSLAVAAGLLHLGMRKRSVAAILSHNRPDWAYVDFGCQMADVISAPIYPTNTADQVAYILRNSESEIVFLEDEAQLAKVEKSRDQLPTLRKAIITDGGEDGDFVMRLDTLMNLGRQHMDRAAIDARWQAIDPEEVATLIYTSGTTGNPKGVMLCHRNLVSNVYAVQDFLTMRAGDSDLQFLPMCHSFGRMEVYVFMMHEGTVTFAESVAKIPDNLKEIRPTIFVTVPRLLEKVYEKIQADLAASSPSKRKIFAWALSVGGRILEDRQARRPSKFLDTLQYKLADKLVFKKIKAALGGNIRVLAFGAAPLAVDIQRFFASTGILAMEAYGLSETSPGLTGNKESFFRLGSAGLPLPGTDVKIAEDGEILVRGPQVMNGYWKLPAETAEALQDGWFHTGDIGRLDEDGFLWITDRKKDIIITAGGKNVAPQNIENQLKLDPAIEQVAVIGDKKKYLVALIVPAWPWFEDFAEQKGLSGTREEMLADPKVLTEFETRLARFNEGLAQYETIKRFALLAEEFSIENNMLTPTMKVRRKTVYGNYAKLIESLYADA is encoded by the coding sequence ATGACGACACCTAGCCCGTGGCCGCAGTATTCGCGCTCGATGCCCTCATTGTTGTTCGAACGTTCCGGCAAGTGGGCCGACCAAACGGTCTTTCGAGCCAAGATCGGCGGCACGTGGACCGACATTACGTGGCGTGAGTTGGAAGAAAAATCGCTGGCGGTCGCGGCCGGGTTGCTTCATTTGGGCATGCGGAAACGCAGCGTTGCGGCGATCCTCTCGCATAACCGCCCGGACTGGGCTTACGTAGATTTCGGTTGCCAGATGGCCGATGTCATCAGCGCCCCGATCTACCCGACCAACACTGCCGATCAAGTTGCGTACATTCTCCGCAACTCCGAAAGCGAGATCGTTTTCCTTGAGGACGAAGCCCAGTTGGCAAAAGTGGAGAAGTCGCGCGACCAGCTACCGACGCTGCGAAAAGCGATCATCACCGACGGCGGCGAAGACGGCGATTTCGTCATGCGGCTGGATACCTTGATGAACCTCGGACGACAGCATATGGACCGCGCGGCCATCGACGCGCGTTGGCAGGCCATCGACCCGGAGGAAGTCGCGACGCTGATCTACACTTCGGGCACGACGGGCAACCCGAAGGGTGTCATGCTTTGCCACCGAAATCTCGTATCGAACGTATACGCGGTTCAGGATTTCCTGACGATGCGCGCGGGCGACTCGGATCTCCAATTCCTGCCGATGTGCCATTCCTTCGGACGGATGGAAGTGTACGTTTTCATGATGCACGAGGGGACGGTGACCTTCGCCGAGTCCGTGGCGAAAATCCCCGACAACCTCAAGGAAATCAGGCCGACGATATTCGTTACCGTTCCGCGTTTGCTGGAAAAAGTGTACGAGAAAATTCAAGCGGACTTGGCCGCGTCTTCACCTTCGAAGCGCAAGATATTCGCCTGGGCGCTTAGTGTCGGCGGGCGGATTCTGGAAGACCGCCAGGCGCGCCGGCCCAGCAAGTTTTTGGACACTCTCCAATACAAGCTGGCCGATAAACTGGTGTTCAAGAAGATCAAGGCCGCGCTGGGCGGCAATATCCGTGTTCTGGCTTTCGGCGCGGCGCCCCTGGCGGTGGACATTCAACGCTTCTTCGCATCCACCGGCATCCTGGCGATGGAAGCCTATGGTCTCTCTGAGACTTCACCAGGCTTGACGGGAAACAAAGAGAGTTTCTTTCGGCTCGGGTCGGCCGGGCTGCCGTTGCCCGGTACCGATGTGAAAATCGCCGAGGACGGTGAGATCCTGGTTCGCGGGCCGCAAGTAATGAACGGATACTGGAAATTGCCGGCCGAAACCGCCGAGGCCTTGCAGGACGGTTGGTTCCACACCGGCGACATCGGTCGGCTCGATGAGGATGGCTTTTTGTGGATCACCGACCGCAAGAAAGACATCATCATTACCGCCGGGGGCAAGAACGTCGCGCCGCAGAATATCGAGAATCAACTCAAGCTCGACCCGGCCATCGAACAAGTGGCGGTGATCGGCGATAAGAAAAAATACCTGGTGGCGCTGATCGTTCCGGCGTGGCCTTGGTTCGAGGATTTCGCCGAACAAAAGGGCTTGTCGGGAACGCGGGAAGAAATGTTGGCCGACCCGAAGGTCTTGACGGAATTTGAAACCCGTTTGGCGCGATTCAATGAAGGTCTTGCCCAATATGAAACGATCAAGCGTTTCGCACTGTTGGCCGAGGAATTCAGCATTGAGAACAACATGCTGACGCCGACGATGAAAGTTCGGCGGAAGACCGTCTACGGCAACTACGCGAAGCTGATTGAATCCTTGTACGCCGACGCTTAA
- a CDS encoding NAD-dependent epimerase/dehydratase family protein codes for MIAAVTGASGHIGGALVRELLAQGHRVRALVRRDTAALEGLNVERVAASLEDIDSLVAAFQGADWVFHLASRISIAGDPDGSVYRANVIGTRNVIEAVRRAGATRLIHFSTIQTLSHEPREQPVDETRPAANADFVGAYDRTKAESEADVLAAATQELDAVIVQPTGVIGPHDFKPSRMGRFFIALANRRLPSLVAGGFDWVDVRDVAAGAVAAAERGRRGERYIFGGHHATLHRLAELASDATGIAPPRFVTPLWLARAAAPVAEVWARTTRAEPLFTRESVRTIGLQVRVNSDKARSELSYRVRPLEDTVRDLYGWFTTENRLHLR; via the coding sequence ATGATTGCAGCAGTTACCGGAGCATCCGGCCATATTGGCGGTGCCCTCGTGCGGGAGTTGCTCGCGCAGGGGCATCGAGTTCGCGCGCTGGTCCGTCGCGACACCGCCGCGCTGGAAGGCCTGAACGTGGAGCGCGTTGCGGCCTCGTTGGAAGACATTGATTCGCTCGTTGCGGCTTTCCAAGGTGCCGATTGGGTCTTTCACCTCGCCTCGCGGATATCCATTGCCGGAGACCCCGACGGGTCGGTGTACCGCGCAAACGTGATCGGCACGCGGAATGTCATCGAGGCCGTTCGCCGGGCCGGTGCGACACGCCTGATCCACTTCAGCACGATCCAAACACTCAGTCATGAGCCGCGCGAGCAACCGGTGGACGAGACGCGACCGGCCGCGAATGCCGATTTTGTGGGCGCATATGACCGCACAAAGGCCGAAAGTGAAGCTGACGTGTTGGCCGCTGCGACGCAGGAACTCGACGCGGTGATCGTGCAGCCGACGGGCGTAATCGGGCCGCACGATTTCAAGCCGTCGCGCATGGGGCGCTTTTTTATCGCGCTCGCCAATCGGCGGCTGCCCTCGCTCGTGGCCGGCGGGTTCGATTGGGTCGACGTGCGTGACGTGGCTGCCGGTGCAGTGGCCGCCGCCGAACGCGGGCGACGCGGCGAGCGATACATTTTCGGCGGCCATCACGCCACGCTTCACCGCCTGGCCGAGTTGGCTTCCGATGCGACCGGCATTGCGCCGCCCCGTTTTGTGACGCCGCTTTGGTTGGCGCGCGCTGCGGCGCCCGTGGCTGAAGTGTGGGCGCGAACGACACGCGCCGAACCTTTGTTCACCCGTGAGTCAGTGCGCACCATCGGCCTGCAGGTTCGGGTTAATTCCGACAAGGCGCGCTCGGAGTTGAGCTACCGCGTCCGCCCCCTCGAGGATACCGTGCGCGACCTGTATGGATGGTTCACAACAGAAAATCGGCTTCATCTGCGATGA
- a CDS encoding DUF1295 domain-containing protein, translated as MSEWTFYRGFVVAWSALSLLIFLYLLARPAPYGRHQRAGWGPGIRARAGWLWMELPAVLAFAVFFVMGLSRVGVVTLSFFLIWQFHYVYRTFIFPARLPATTKTMPLTIVLSGFVFNVANAYLNGRYLFELGPAYPLAWFSDPRFVIGTATFTVGFLIHSRSDAALIRLRREGGGYRVPHGGLFRFISCPNYFGEILQWGGWALLTWSPGGLVFFIWTAANLLPRARAHHQWYQRTFADYPARRRAVIPFLW; from the coding sequence ATGAGCGAGTGGACCTTTTATCGCGGCTTCGTTGTTGCGTGGTCGGCTCTTTCGCTGCTGATATTCCTTTACCTCCTGGCGCGACCCGCACCGTACGGCCGGCATCAGCGCGCCGGCTGGGGGCCGGGAATCCGCGCCCGCGCCGGTTGGCTATGGATGGAACTGCCTGCCGTGCTTGCCTTTGCGGTTTTCTTCGTCATGGGCTTATCCCGCGTGGGTGTCGTCACCCTTTCGTTCTTCCTTATCTGGCAGTTCCATTACGTGTACCGCACCTTTATTTTCCCGGCGCGGCTACCGGCAACAACCAAAACGATGCCCCTGACGATCGTGTTGTCGGGTTTCGTTTTCAACGTCGCCAACGCCTATTTGAACGGCCGTTATTTGTTCGAACTGGGGCCCGCCTACCCCCTCGCGTGGTTTAGCGATCCGCGTTTCGTGATCGGGACGGCGACGTTTACGGTGGGCTTTTTGATTCACAGCCGGTCCGACGCGGCGCTGATCCGCCTACGCCGCGAGGGTGGAGGTTATCGGGTGCCGCACGGCGGCTTGTTTCGCTTCATTTCGTGCCCGAATTATTTCGGCGAGATCCTGCAATGGGGCGGTTGGGCGTTGCTGACGTGGTCGCCCGGCGGCCTGGTTTTCTTTATTTGGACGGCCGCCAATTTACTGCCGCGGGCGCGGGCGCACCACCAGTGGTACCAGCGCACTTTCGCCGACTATCCGGCGCGGCGGCGCGCGGTCATCCCATTTCTTTGGTAA
- a CDS encoding DEAD/DEAH box helicase, giving the protein MEFSDLKLLPILLETVAEEGYEEPTPIQEQAIPEVFAGRDILGCAQTGTGKTAAFALPIIQCLHEKGRASEEIPIRALVVTPTRELASQVAESFSVYGAKTSVRTGVIFGGVRYKDQIQMLHRGIDVLVATPGRLIDLVGRGNVVLSQVEIFVLDEADRMLDMGFIEDIRKIIRKIPKKRQTLFFSATMPPTIRRLADSIVTEPVEIAVTPVASTVELTGQTIFLVEDSSKLSLLRFLIRNPAFGRVLMFCNTKYKVDRICSTLRRSDITAKALHSDKSQRVRESTLAQFKDGKIRILVATDIAARGIDVDDITHVINFDMPQTAETYVHRIGRTGRAGAEGSAVSFVSLQERALLAEIEKLINKNIRVIHEHPFRSPLSASAPTLIDGNDVPVKKTVGRTRDRKRTGRKRR; this is encoded by the coding sequence ATGGAATTTAGTGACCTAAAATTATTGCCGATTTTGCTCGAAACCGTAGCCGAAGAGGGATACGAGGAACCGACGCCGATTCAGGAACAAGCGATTCCCGAGGTATTCGCCGGGCGCGATATCCTGGGGTGCGCCCAAACCGGGACCGGGAAGACGGCGGCTTTTGCCCTGCCGATCATTCAGTGCTTGCACGAAAAAGGGCGGGCGTCTGAAGAAATCCCGATTCGAGCGCTGGTGGTTACTCCGACCCGTGAGCTCGCCTCTCAGGTCGCCGAGAGCTTCAGCGTTTACGGCGCGAAGACGAGCGTGCGCACCGGCGTCATTTTCGGCGGCGTGCGTTACAAAGACCAGATTCAAATGCTGCACCGCGGCATTGACGTGTTGGTCGCCACGCCCGGTCGGTTGATCGACTTGGTGGGGCGGGGGAACGTTGTGCTTTCCCAGGTCGAGATTTTCGTTCTCGACGAGGCCGACCGCATGCTCGATATGGGATTCATTGAAGATATCCGCAAGATCATTCGAAAGATACCGAAAAAACGGCAAACGCTGTTTTTCTCTGCCACCATGCCGCCGACAATCCGGCGTTTGGCCGACAGCATCGTGACAGAACCGGTTGAGATCGCAGTCACACCCGTGGCCTCCACGGTGGAATTGACGGGCCAAACGATCTTCTTGGTCGAGGACTCCAGCAAACTCTCGTTGCTTCGCTTTCTCATCCGAAACCCGGCCTTCGGGCGCGTTTTGATGTTCTGCAACACGAAGTACAAGGTCGACAGAATCTGCAGCACCCTCCGGCGCAGCGACATCACCGCGAAGGCGTTGCACAGCGATAAATCGCAACGAGTGCGGGAAAGTACGCTGGCGCAATTCAAAGACGGCAAAATCCGAATTCTGGTCGCCACCGATATTGCGGCCCGCGGCATCGATGTCGACGATATCACCCACGTGATCAATTTCGATATGCCGCAGACGGCCGAAACCTACGTCCACCGCATCGGCCGCACCGGACGCGCCGGCGCCGAGGGCTCCGCGGTATCCTTCGTTTCTTTGCAGGAACGGGCGTTGTTGGCCGAGATCGAAAAACTAATCAATAAAAACATCCGCGTCATCCACGAGCATCCTTTTCGCTCGCCACTGTCGGCGTCGGCACCGACGCTGATAGACGGGAACGACGTCCCAGTAAAGAAAACTGTGGGGCGCACCCGCGACCGCAAGCGCACCGGGCGAAAGCGGAGATAA
- a CDS encoding GTPase: MQSKTRPKYDEGVSLLSRLLAAYLPPELERRAEICLGLVGVGAFRSRRPGAPPLIGIVGSASCGKSTLFNSIPGAPIAAVTPIPHQTTGPIILAPKSFAESLEDPAFLRPLVERIDREAGDAANLTGSPEKAVALCRDDRPFILIDLPDIGTVESDEEKQLAVRILPWLDRVILMLTEESFAQAAHEAVQETLQEIHPDRARAEQYVVLNRRHAATSDAEFAARLETVRGLWPNASLSTLPHLADGESFAAADIDPLIAEASGRNQRMLAEALGNVAREVAEQVSTLADARRTELRRLELAADDEIRREARFRNAFFSSEFRKRLDSFSPWRASLGKMRSLFGNQPEVSIDALLAAEPVVRHATEIATQVRSMLHRRLARLYDDASFDIPAPDEAALRKAVEAVVAKTNERARRDVEALLAGLREDRKLKSPLWTVTTGVAAALFLGDLVLPGVGSATSAALLGLLSALGLSKSVHAEIMQRVRTSRVREAFEDDLRQVVRRACEPLLQAASPGGGDLQELAKQLTQWAREKSRR, from the coding sequence ATGCAGAGTAAAACACGCCCGAAATACGATGAGGGAGTAAGCCTGCTCTCGAGGCTGCTCGCCGCGTATTTGCCACCCGAATTGGAGCGGCGGGCCGAGATATGCCTCGGGTTGGTCGGCGTCGGCGCTTTCCGTTCCCGCCGGCCGGGCGCCCCACCGCTGATCGGCATCGTCGGCAGCGCCAGTTGCGGCAAATCGACGTTATTCAACAGCATCCCCGGAGCCCCGATCGCGGCCGTCACCCCGATTCCGCATCAAACGACCGGACCGATCATTTTGGCACCGAAGTCTTTTGCCGAGTCGCTGGAGGACCCGGCGTTTCTTCGCCCCCTGGTGGAGCGGATCGACCGGGAGGCCGGCGACGCGGCTAACCTCACGGGATCACCGGAAAAAGCAGTTGCGCTTTGCCGCGACGACCGCCCTTTCATCCTGATCGACCTGCCCGATATCGGCACTGTGGAATCCGACGAGGAGAAGCAGCTCGCCGTTCGTATTCTACCCTGGCTGGATCGCGTGATTTTGATGCTGACCGAGGAGTCGTTCGCGCAGGCGGCGCACGAAGCGGTGCAGGAAACGTTGCAGGAAATTCACCCCGACCGTGCCCGGGCCGAGCAGTACGTCGTGCTCAACCGCCGCCACGCCGCCACCAGCGATGCGGAGTTCGCCGCTCGCTTGGAAACCGTTCGCGGCTTGTGGCCCAACGCGTCGCTGTCGACGTTGCCGCATTTGGCCGATGGAGAGAGTTTCGCCGCCGCCGATATCGACCCCTTAATCGCCGAGGCGTCGGGGCGCAACCAACGGATGCTCGCCGAAGCGTTGGGAAACGTGGCCCGCGAGGTGGCGGAGCAAGTGTCTACCCTGGCCGACGCCCGCCGGACCGAGTTGCGGCGGCTGGAATTGGCCGCGGACGACGAGATCCGCCGCGAAGCCCGGTTCCGCAATGCGTTTTTCAGTTCCGAATTCCGGAAACGGCTCGACAGCTTTTCGCCCTGGCGCGCGTCGCTGGGCAAGATGCGCAGCCTTTTCGGGAATCAACCGGAGGTGTCGATCGACGCCCTGCTGGCCGCCGAACCGGTGGTGCGGCACGCCACCGAAATCGCAACGCAGGTGCGCTCCATGCTGCATCGCCGTTTGGCGCGGCTTTACGATGACGCCTCGTTTGATATTCCCGCGCCGGACGAGGCCGCATTGCGCAAAGCCGTCGAGGCCGTCGTGGCCAAAACGAACGAGCGGGCGCGTCGCGACGTGGAGGCGCTGTTGGCCGGTCTGCGCGAGGACCGCAAACTCAAAAGTCCGCTGTGGACGGTGACCACGGGCGTGGCCGCCGCCTTGTTTTTGGGCGACCTGGTACTACCCGGTGTGGGCTCCGCGACGTCGGCGGCGCTACTCGGGTTGCTCTCAGCGTTGGGGCTCAGCAAGTCCGTGCACGCCGAGATCATGCAACGTGTGCGCACAAGCCGCGTGCGCGAAGCCTTTGAAGACGATCTGCGGCAAGTCGTGCGCCGCGCTTGCGAGCCGTTGTTGCAGGCCGCGTCACCGGGCGGCGGCGACCTTCAGGAGTTGGCGAAACAGCTTACGCAATGGGCACGGGAGAAAAGCCGGCGATGA
- a CDS encoding prolipoprotein diacylglyceryl transferase has protein sequence MHPVLFEIWGRDFHTYGMAFALSILLGVILTTRRAKREGLDEQTMLNALLFAIIGVVVMSKVTHIAVTWDWYMRDPHRFLNLRVGHVFYGGYFGAVLFPFVYARFIAKIPYVPMVDTATPYMGLGLALHRAFGCMSAGCCHGSPTDVPWAVEFPPGAPAFEEFGSLAVHPTQYYEAMLGLVIFVALVYWRGNRRKVYGELLVLQVALYAVGRFIIEFFRGDSARGLWGPLSTSQWISIAMLVAAGVGVLFVARARKRQSAAAAAT, from the coding sequence ATGCATCCGGTTCTGTTCGAAATTTGGGGCAGGGATTTCCACACATACGGCATGGCTTTCGCCTTGTCGATTCTTCTGGGCGTGATTCTCACCACGCGGCGCGCCAAGCGCGAAGGACTCGACGAACAGACCATGTTGAACGCGCTTCTTTTCGCCATCATCGGCGTTGTCGTGATGTCCAAGGTGACGCATATCGCGGTCACGTGGGACTGGTACATGCGAGACCCGCATCGTTTTCTAAACCTGCGGGTCGGTCACGTATTCTACGGCGGCTATTTCGGCGCGGTTCTTTTTCCCTTCGTGTACGCACGCTTCATCGCGAAAATCCCCTACGTCCCGATGGTGGACACGGCGACACCCTACATGGGCCTCGGCCTCGCGTTGCACCGGGCGTTTGGTTGCATGAGCGCCGGGTGTTGTCACGGTTCTCCGACCGATGTGCCATGGGCGGTGGAATTCCCGCCGGGTGCGCCCGCGTTCGAGGAATTCGGATCCCTGGCCGTGCACCCCACGCAGTACTACGAAGCGATGCTCGGCCTGGTGATTTTCGTTGCGTTGGTCTATTGGCGGGGTAACCGACGCAAAGTATACGGTGAACTGCTCGTATTGCAGGTCGCCCTATACGCCGTGGGTCGGTTTATCATCGAGTTTTTCCGAGGCGACAGCGCCCGCGGACTCTGGGGTCCGCTTTCGACCTCGCAATGGATCAGCATCGCCATGTTGGTCGCGGCGGGCGTCGGTGTGTTGTTCGTGGCGCGCGCCCGTAAACGACAGAGCGCCGCAGCAGCGGCGACTTGA
- a CDS encoding L,D-transpeptidase family protein codes for MRIILRTLFVLTLIALCAVAYLAAYYYWPVKEIPSGVQADRLEVYKAARRLNLYAADELLASYQVAFGFNPLGDKQCQGDGRTPEGKYVIDYHNAQSSCYKSLHISYPDANDRREATARGCSPGGDIMIHGMVNGKGWIGRFHRHGDWTHGCIAMTNAEMDQLWGTVPDGTPIEIFP; via the coding sequence ATGCGAATCATCTTGCGCACGCTGTTTGTTTTAACGCTCATCGCGCTGTGCGCCGTCGCGTATTTGGCCGCCTACTACTATTGGCCGGTCAAAGAGATTCCATCCGGCGTGCAGGCTGATCGCCTCGAGGTTTACAAGGCCGCGCGACGCCTCAACCTGTATGCTGCAGATGAATTGCTGGCGTCCTATCAAGTGGCGTTCGGTTTCAATCCTCTTGGTGACAAACAATGCCAGGGGGACGGACGTACTCCGGAAGGGAAGTACGTCATCGATTACCATAATGCCCAGAGTTCCTGCTACAAGTCGCTGCACATTTCTTACCCCGACGCGAACGATCGCCGTGAAGCCACCGCACGCGGTTGTTCACCGGGCGGCGATATCATGATTCACGGCATGGTCAATGGGAAAGGGTGGATCGGAAGGTTCCACCGTCACGGGGATTGGACTCACGGTTGCATCGCTATGACCAACGCGGAAATGGATCAACTATGGGGCACCGTGCCCGACGGCACGCCGATTGAAATATTCCCGTAG